In Pantoea cypripedii, the following proteins share a genomic window:
- a CDS encoding amino acid ABC transporter ATP-binding protein — MTQSMTNSADQMMITLENVNKWYGQFHVLKDINLQVKPRERIVLCGPSGSGKSTTIRCINHLEEHQQGRIVVDGIHLNDDVRNIERVRTEVGMVFQHFNLFPHLTVLQNCTLAPIWVRKMPKKEAEELAMHYLQRVRIAEHAHKFPGQLSGGQQQRVAIARSLCMKPKIMLFDEPTSALDPEMVKEVLDTMIGLAEDGMTMLCVTHEMGFARTVADRVIFMDRGEIVEQAPPQEFFANPKSERTRAFLSQVIH; from the coding sequence ATGACACAATCTATGACTAATTCTGCTGACCAAATGATGATTACGCTCGAAAATGTGAATAAATGGTACGGTCAGTTCCATGTATTAAAGGACATAAACCTGCAGGTGAAACCGCGTGAACGTATCGTTCTTTGCGGACCATCAGGCTCGGGCAAATCCACCACTATCCGTTGCATCAACCACCTTGAAGAACATCAGCAGGGGCGAATCGTCGTTGATGGCATTCATTTGAATGATGATGTACGTAATATTGAACGTGTGCGAACTGAAGTTGGCATGGTGTTCCAGCACTTCAACCTTTTCCCGCATTTGACTGTGTTGCAAAACTGCACGCTGGCACCTATCTGGGTGCGTAAGATGCCAAAGAAAGAGGCGGAAGAACTGGCGATGCATTATCTGCAACGCGTCCGTATTGCCGAGCATGCGCATAAATTTCCCGGACAGCTGTCCGGTGGTCAGCAACAGCGCGTGGCAATTGCACGTTCGCTGTGTATGAAACCCAAAATCATGCTGTTTGATGAGCCGACTTCAGCTCTTGACCCTGAGATGGTTAAAGAAGTGCTCGATACCATGATTGGTCTGGCGGAGGATGGTATGACGATGTTGTGTGTAACCCATGAGATGGGCTTTGCACGCACAGTCGCTGATCGGGTTATCTTTATGGACCGTGGTGAGATCGTGGAACAAGCCCCACCGCAGGAGTTCTTTGCCAATCCGAAGTCAGAACGTACCCGTGCCTTTCTGTCGCAGGTTATTCACTAA
- a CDS encoding gamma carbonic anhydrase family protein, protein MSTALRPYKSSYPQTGDRVMIDKSSVVVGDVVLGDDVSIWPLVAIRGDVNQVMIGARTNIQDGSVLHVTHKSASNPAGYPLVIGEDVTVGHKAMLHGCTIGDRVLVGMGSILLDGVIVEEDVMIGAGSLVPPGKRLESGYLYLGSPVKQIRPLNEAEIEGLRYSANNYVGWKNDYLAQESQTQP, encoded by the coding sequence ATGTCCACAGCCTTACGTCCCTATAAAAGCAGCTACCCGCAAACTGGCGATCGCGTAATGATCGATAAAAGCAGTGTTGTGGTTGGCGATGTTGTATTAGGAGACGATGTCAGTATCTGGCCGCTGGTCGCCATACGTGGTGACGTGAATCAGGTGATGATTGGCGCACGAACCAATATCCAGGATGGCAGCGTCCTCCATGTGACGCATAAGTCAGCCAGCAATCCGGCGGGCTACCCTCTGGTGATTGGCGAAGACGTAACGGTGGGCCACAAAGCCATGCTGCATGGCTGCACCATTGGCGATCGCGTCCTGGTTGGCATGGGGTCGATTCTGCTGGATGGTGTAATAGTAGAAGAGGATGTGATGATTGGTGCAGGTAGCCTGGTCCCACCCGGCAAGCGTCTGGAAAGTGGCTACCTGTATTTAGGCAGCCCGGTAAAACAAATTCGCCCGCTTAATGAAGCCGAGATAGAAGGCCTTCGTTACTCAGCAAACAACTATGTTGGCTGGAAAAATGATTATCTCGCTCAGGAAAGCCAGACCCAGCCCTGA
- a CDS encoding DUF1488 domain-containing protein, producing MNQAIQFPDREDWDQNRQAVCFPAMVNGMGLMCAISLQALYDRFGEGEAMALFSAHRWDLEDEAEQLIRNDEVDHQGWVWLS from the coding sequence GTGAATCAGGCGATTCAGTTTCCTGATCGGGAAGATTGGGATCAAAACCGGCAAGCGGTGTGTTTTCCGGCGATGGTGAATGGCATGGGGCTGATGTGCGCGATCTCTCTTCAGGCATTGTATGACAGATTCGGTGAGGGAGAAGCGATGGCGCTGTTTAGCGCTCATCGCTGGGATCTGGAAGATGAGGCCGAGCAACTTATCCGTAATGATGAAGTTGATCATCAGGGCTGGGTCTGGCTTTCCTGA
- the aroE gene encoding shikimate dehydrogenase — protein MENFAVFGNPIEHSKSPFIHRLFAEQTGIEHHYGRVCAPLDGFPQAISEFFSAGGKGANVTLPFKEQAWEFADELSERAALSGAVNTLKKDAQGQILGDNTDGIGLLSDLERLKMIRPGDRVLLMGAGGAARGVILPLLSLGCALTVTNRTVEKAELLADIFQHSGAIHACSFTSLAGQSFDLIINATSSGVKGDVPPLPVSLISQHTRCYDMFYQPGLTPFLFWCQQQGAQQLADGLGMLVGQAAHAFQLWHGVMPEITPVIAQLKQAMQP, from the coding sequence ATGGAAAACTTTGCCGTTTTTGGTAACCCGATTGAACATAGTAAGTCACCTTTTATCCATCGTTTATTCGCAGAGCAAACGGGAATTGAACACCACTATGGCCGCGTATGCGCGCCACTGGATGGTTTTCCGCAGGCGATCAGCGAGTTCTTTTCGGCGGGTGGGAAAGGGGCCAATGTGACGTTGCCCTTCAAAGAGCAGGCGTGGGAGTTTGCTGATGAACTCAGCGAGCGTGCTGCGCTCTCTGGGGCGGTCAATACGTTAAAGAAGGATGCGCAGGGGCAGATCCTGGGCGACAACACGGATGGTATCGGCTTACTGAGCGATCTTGAGCGGCTTAAAATGATCCGCCCCGGCGATCGGGTATTGCTGATGGGGGCAGGGGGAGCCGCACGCGGCGTGATTTTGCCACTGCTCTCATTAGGGTGTGCGCTGACAGTGACGAATCGTACAGTTGAAAAGGCGGAGTTGCTTGCGGATATTTTCCAGCATAGTGGGGCCATTCATGCCTGCAGTTTTACTTCTCTGGCCGGCCAGTCGTTTGATCTGATTATCAATGCCACTTCCAGCGGTGTGAAAGGCGATGTGCCGCCACTGCCCGTTTCATTGATTTCTCAACATACGCGCTGTTATGACATGTTTTACCAGCCGGGTCTGACGCCATTCTTGTTTTGGTGCCAGCAACAGGGGGCGCAACAACTCGCCGATGGATTGGGCATGCTGGTGGGGCAGGCAGCGCATGCTTTTCAGTTATGGCATGGTGTGATGCCTGAGATCACGCCCGTCATTGCGCAATTAAAGCAGGCGATGCAGCCGTGA
- the tsaC gene encoding L-threonylcarbamoyladenylate synthase type 1 TsaC, translating into MTQNHSSAENLEFCINQLQQHAVIAYPTEAVFGLGCDPDSESAVMSLLALKQRPVEKGLILIAADYAQLEPYVADQELSVVQRERMFACWPGPVTFVVPASPHTPRWLTGRFDSLAIRVSDHPDVQALCQRFGKPLVSTSANLSGEPPCRTVAEVALQFGAEFPVLAGETGGRLNPSEIRDVISGELIRQG; encoded by the coding sequence ATGACGCAAAATCACTCTTCAGCGGAAAACCTGGAATTCTGTATTAACCAGTTGCAGCAACATGCGGTGATCGCTTATCCCACAGAAGCGGTCTTTGGTCTGGGATGTGACCCGGACAGCGAAAGTGCTGTGATGTCATTACTGGCGCTGAAACAGCGGCCTGTCGAAAAAGGATTGATCCTGATTGCGGCCGACTATGCTCAGCTGGAACCCTACGTTGCCGATCAGGAGCTTTCCGTGGTGCAGCGTGAACGTATGTTTGCCTGCTGGCCGGGGCCGGTCACGTTTGTCGTACCGGCATCCCCACATACGCCACGGTGGCTAACCGGACGTTTTGACTCGCTGGCGATTCGCGTTAGCGATCATCCTGATGTGCAGGCGCTGTGCCAGCGCTTCGGTAAACCGCTGGTTTCAACCAGTGCCAATCTTTCAGGCGAGCCTCCATGTCGCACCGTTGCGGAAGTCGCTCTGCAATTTGGTGCTGAGTTTCCGGTATTAGCGGGTGAAACGGGTGGACGTCTTAATCCTTCTGAAATCCGCGACGTTATCAGCGGCGAACTTATCCGTCAGGGCTAA
- a CDS encoding type I DNA topoisomerase, giving the protein MSKSALFTVRKHDPCPACGADLVIRAGKHGPFLGCANFPACEYIRPLKNQGDGHIVKVLEGHACPQCGADKVLRQGRFGMFVGCSHYPECDYTETIDKPDETAIACPQCQSGKLVQRRSRYGKTFHSCDRYPDCQFALNATPIEGVCPHCQFPLLIEKKTAQGKKRFCASKRCGKPVVQDNELP; this is encoded by the coding sequence ATGAGTAAATCAGCACTATTTACCGTGCGTAAACATGATCCCTGCCCCGCTTGCGGGGCAGATTTAGTGATACGTGCCGGCAAACATGGTCCATTTCTTGGCTGTGCCAACTTTCCTGCCTGCGAGTATATCCGCCCGCTGAAAAACCAGGGCGATGGCCATATCGTTAAAGTCCTGGAAGGCCATGCCTGTCCGCAATGTGGCGCTGATAAAGTGCTGCGTCAGGGACGCTTTGGCATGTTTGTTGGCTGCAGCCACTATCCTGAATGTGATTATACTGAAACGATTGATAAGCCTGACGAGACGGCTATTGCCTGTCCACAGTGCCAAAGTGGGAAGCTGGTTCAGCGCCGTTCGCGCTATGGTAAGACGTTCCACTCCTGCGATCGTTATCCAGACTGCCAGTTTGCGCTGAATGCGACCCCGATTGAGGGTGTCTGCCCGCACTGCCAGTTCCCTCTATTAATTGAAAAGAAAACCGCGCAGGGCAAGAAACGTTTCTGCGCCAGTAAGCGCTGCGGCAAACCCGTTGTGCAGGACAATGAATTACCATGA
- the smg gene encoding DUF494 family protein Smg translates to MFDVLMYLFETYIHNEAEMRVDQDKLTDDLTDAGFHREDIYNALNWLERLADYQEGLVAPVLLANDPLSMRIYTEEESLRLDAECRGFILFLEQIQVLNMETREMVIERVMALDTLEFDLEDLKWVVLMVLFNIPGCENAYQQMEELLFDVNEGMLH, encoded by the coding sequence ATGTTCGACGTACTTATGTACTTGTTTGAGACCTATATCCACAACGAAGCCGAAATGCGCGTTGATCAGGATAAATTGACCGATGATTTAACTGATGCCGGTTTTCATCGTGAAGATATCTACAATGCGTTGAATTGGCTTGAGAGACTGGCGGATTACCAGGAAGGTTTAGTTGCGCCAGTGTTGCTGGCGAACGATCCGCTCTCGATGCGAATCTACACGGAGGAAGAGAGCCTGCGTCTGGATGCCGAATGTCGTGGTTTTATTCTGTTCCTGGAACAAATCCAGGTGCTGAATATGGAAACCCGCGAAATGGTTATCGAACGTGTGATGGCCCTCGATACCCTCGAATTCGATCTGGAAGATCTCAAATGGGTGGTGCTGATGGTGTTGTTTAACATCCCAGGATGCGAAAATGCCTATCAGCAAATGGAAGAACTGTTATTCGACGTCAATGAAGGTATGCTGCATTAA
- the dprA gene encoding DNA-protecting protein DprA — protein MDKIEWMLRLANVKGLSGQQIRHLAERLQTTGHMDDDLMTSQRLSETQRKQFHTLCPRQLLRTRQWLEDPQHRLLSVLDSDFPSALAEISRFPSLLYVMGNIAALHTPQLAVVGSRHCSHYGSEWGSYFAQQLAANGLTITSGLARGIDGIAHRAALNASGKTIAVLGSGLKHIYPKSHQQLAQDIVNNGGALISEFPLEMAPYAVNFPRRNRIISGLSLGVLVVEASFKSGSLVTARYALEQNRNVYALPGALGNAGSEGTHWLIQQGALLVVHPDNILEDLHSTLHWLPATTSETIYSQDSDDVPLPFADVLANVGDEVTPVDVVAERAGQPVPVISAQLLELELAGWIAAVPGGYVRLRRACHVRRTYVLV, from the coding sequence GTGGACAAAATTGAGTGGATGCTCAGGCTGGCAAATGTGAAAGGACTCAGTGGACAGCAGATCCGCCATCTGGCGGAAAGGCTGCAAACTACCGGGCATATGGATGATGATTTGATGACGTCGCAGCGGCTGAGCGAAACGCAGCGAAAACAATTTCATACGCTATGCCCACGGCAGCTTTTACGCACCCGTCAGTGGCTGGAGGATCCACAGCATCGGCTGCTTTCGGTGCTGGATAGTGATTTTCCCTCTGCGCTGGCTGAGATCAGTCGTTTTCCTTCATTATTGTATGTAATGGGTAATATCGCAGCGTTACATACGCCACAACTCGCGGTGGTTGGGAGCCGCCACTGTTCTCATTATGGAAGCGAGTGGGGAAGTTATTTCGCACAGCAACTGGCGGCGAATGGATTGACCATCACCAGTGGCCTGGCGCGGGGGATTGATGGCATTGCTCATAGGGCGGCGCTGAATGCGTCCGGTAAAACCATTGCAGTGCTGGGCAGCGGGCTGAAACATATCTATCCGAAAAGTCACCAACAGTTGGCACAGGATATCGTTAACAATGGCGGCGCGCTGATTTCGGAGTTTCCTCTGGAGATGGCCCCATATGCGGTAAATTTTCCACGCCGCAATCGTATTATCAGCGGGTTGAGTCTTGGAGTGCTGGTAGTCGAAGCCTCATTTAAAAGCGGTTCACTGGTGACGGCGCGTTATGCACTGGAACAAAACCGTAATGTTTATGCTTTGCCTGGTGCATTGGGTAACGCTGGTAGTGAAGGGACACACTGGTTAATCCAGCAGGGCGCATTGCTGGTTGTGCATCCTGATAATATTCTTGAAGACCTCCATTCCACGCTGCACTGGCTACCTGCCACAACCTCAGAAACAATATATTCACAAGACAGTGACGATGTTCCATTGCCATTTGCAGACGTGTTGGCTAACGTAGGTGATGAGGTTACACCTGTTGACGTCGTCGCTGAACGTGCCGGCCAACCTGTGCCAGTTATCTCAGCCCAGTTGCTGGAGCTGGAGTTAGCAGGATGGATCGCAGCTGTACCCGGCGGCTATGTCCGATTGAGGAGGGCATGCCATGTTCGACGTACTTATGTACTTGTTTGA
- the def gene encoding peptide deformylase, which translates to MSVLQVLHYPDDRLRKIAAPVKTVDAGVQRIVDDMFETMYAEEGIGLAATQVDIHQRIIVIDVSESREERLVLINPELLEKGGETGIEEGCLSIPEQRAFVPRAEWVKVRAQDRDGNTFELETDGLLAICIQHEIDHLDGKLFIDYLSPLKRQRIKQKLEKLARQNARAS; encoded by the coding sequence ATGTCAGTTTTGCAGGTATTACATTACCCTGATGACCGTCTTCGCAAAATCGCAGCACCGGTGAAAACCGTTGATGCTGGCGTGCAACGCATCGTCGATGACATGTTTGAAACGATGTACGCTGAAGAAGGCATTGGCCTTGCAGCGACTCAGGTTGATATTCATCAGCGCATTATCGTGATTGATGTGTCGGAAAGCCGCGAAGAGCGCCTGGTGTTGATTAACCCAGAGTTGCTGGAAAAAGGTGGCGAAACCGGCATCGAAGAAGGCTGTCTCTCCATCCCGGAACAACGTGCTTTTGTGCCGCGCGCTGAGTGGGTAAAAGTGCGTGCGCAAGATCGTGACGGTAACACTTTCGAGCTGGAAACTGATGGCTTGCTGGCTATCTGCATTCAGCACGAAATCGACCATCTCGATGGCAAACTCTTTATTGATTATCTGTCCCCGCTGAAACGTCAGCGCATTAAACAGAAACTGGAAAAACTGGCACGCCAGAATGCACGCGCATCCTGA
- the fmt gene encoding methionyl-tRNA formyltransferase, producing MSAPLKIIFAGTPDFAARHLDALLASEHQVVGVFTQPDRPAGRGNKLTPSPVKVLAQAHDVPVFQPKSLKPAENQHLVADLQADVMVVVAYGLILPKAVLDMPRLGCINVHGSLLPRWRGAAPIQRSLWAGDAETGVTIMQMDVGLDTGDMLYKLACPITEHDTSATLYDKLAQLGPEVMLKTLAQLANGSIQPEKQDEALVSYAEKLSKEEARLDWTLSAAQLERCIRAFNPWPMSYFMVDDQPVKVWQASVLPHQAKQPGEILHADKQGIQIATADGVLNLLSLQPAGKKAMSAQDLLNSRREWFTPGSILA from the coding sequence GTGTCTGCACCGCTAAAAATCATTTTTGCCGGTACCCCTGACTTTGCAGCGCGTCATCTTGACGCGTTGCTTGCTTCTGAGCATCAGGTGGTTGGCGTCTTCACGCAGCCCGATCGCCCGGCTGGCCGTGGCAACAAACTCACACCCAGCCCGGTAAAAGTTCTGGCACAGGCTCATGACGTTCCGGTTTTTCAGCCAAAATCATTAAAACCTGCCGAAAACCAGCATCTGGTCGCTGACCTGCAAGCTGATGTAATGGTAGTGGTGGCTTATGGTCTGATCCTGCCAAAAGCCGTGCTGGATATGCCGCGTCTCGGTTGTATCAATGTTCACGGTTCCCTGCTGCCGCGCTGGCGTGGCGCCGCCCCGATTCAGCGTTCGCTCTGGGCTGGCGATGCCGAAACTGGCGTAACCATTATGCAGATGGATGTAGGTCTGGATACCGGCGACATGCTTTATAAACTCGCCTGCCCGATTACCGAACATGACACCAGTGCCACGCTGTATGACAAATTAGCGCAGCTTGGTCCTGAAGTAATGCTGAAGACGCTGGCGCAACTGGCAAACGGCAGCATACAGCCGGAAAAACAGGACGAAGCGCTGGTCAGCTACGCCGAGAAGCTGAGCAAAGAAGAAGCCCGCCTCGACTGGACGCTTTCTGCCGCACAACTTGAACGCTGTATTCGCGCATTCAATCCCTGGCCGATGAGCTATTTCATGGTGGATGATCAACCCGTGAAAGTCTGGCAAGCCAGCGTGTTACCGCATCAGGCAAAACAGCCTGGTGAAATACTTCATGCCGATAAGCAAGGTATTCAGATTGCGACGGCTGATGGTGTTCTGAATTTGCTTTCGCTACAGCCTGCCGGTAAAAAAGCCATGTCCGCACAGGATTTGCTTAACTCACGCCGTGAATGGTTCACTCCTGGCAGCATTCTGGCCTGA
- the rsmB gene encoding 16S rRNA (cytosine(967)-C(5))-methyltransferase RsmB, whose product MKKTTNLRSLAAQLIERVVDKGESLSAILPGAQKALSDKDAALLQELCFGVMRTLPQLEALIGKLMERPLTGKQRVLHYLIMVGLYQLLYTRIPPHAALAETVAGAEVLKRANLKGLLNGVLRQFQRQQETLVAEVDQGTQRYLHPGWLLKRLQTAWPEQWEQIVEANNQRPPMWLRVNRQHHARDAWLALLEQAEKNAFPGDAPDALRLEAPAPVGQLPGFDQGWVTVQDLSAQRCALLLEPQNGETILDLCAAPGGKTTHILEIAPQAQVLAVDIDEQRLVRVRENLQRLGMQADVRQGDGRTPAQWCGNQQFDRILLDAPCSATGVIRRHPDIKWLRRDRDIAELASLQREILAAVWPRLKSGGTLLYATCSILPEENHQQISAFLAAHPDAVAEALPQGQANGWQVFPSTDGGDGFFYAKLMKK is encoded by the coding sequence ATGAAAAAAACGACAAACCTGCGTAGCCTGGCCGCGCAATTAATTGAACGCGTAGTGGATAAAGGCGAGTCGCTGAGCGCTATTCTGCCTGGTGCGCAAAAAGCGCTGTCCGATAAAGACGCTGCGTTATTGCAGGAACTCTGCTTTGGCGTCATGCGTACTTTGCCGCAGCTTGAAGCGTTAATTGGCAAGCTGATGGAGCGCCCCTTAACCGGTAAGCAGCGCGTACTCCATTATCTGATTATGGTCGGACTGTATCAGTTGCTGTATACCCGCATACCGCCCCATGCTGCGCTGGCGGAAACCGTGGCCGGTGCTGAGGTGCTGAAGCGAGCTAACCTGAAAGGATTACTCAATGGCGTATTGCGCCAGTTCCAGCGTCAGCAGGAAACGCTGGTAGCGGAAGTGGATCAGGGTACGCAGCGCTATTTGCATCCCGGCTGGTTGCTTAAACGGTTGCAAACCGCATGGCCTGAGCAGTGGGAGCAGATTGTTGAAGCGAATAATCAGCGCCCGCCAATGTGGCTACGCGTTAACCGTCAACATCATGCTCGTGACGCCTGGCTGGCACTGCTTGAGCAGGCAGAAAAGAACGCTTTCCCGGGGGATGCCCCTGATGCACTGCGTCTGGAAGCTCCAGCTCCAGTCGGGCAGTTGCCCGGTTTCGATCAGGGCTGGGTAACGGTTCAGGATTTATCCGCACAACGTTGCGCCTTGTTGCTTGAACCCCAAAATGGCGAAACCATTCTCGACCTTTGTGCGGCACCAGGCGGAAAAACCACCCATATCCTTGAAATCGCACCGCAGGCGCAGGTGTTAGCCGTCGATATTGATGAACAACGTCTGGTACGCGTCAGGGAAAACCTGCAACGTCTCGGCATGCAGGCGGACGTGCGCCAGGGAGACGGCCGTACCCCGGCACAATGGTGTGGCAATCAACAATTTGACCGTATTCTGCTGGATGCCCCCTGTTCGGCAACCGGCGTGATCCGTCGCCATCCCGATATCAAATGGCTGCGACGCGATCGGGATATCGCTGAATTGGCCAGCCTGCAACGTGAAATTCTCGCAGCAGTATGGCCACGCCTGAAAAGCGGAGGCACACTGCTTTACGCCACCTGCTCGATCCTGCCGGAAGAAAACCATCAGCAGATCAGCGCATTTCTGGCTGCCCATCCCGATGCGGTAGCTGAGGCATTGCCGCAGGGTCAGGCGAATGGCTGGCAGGTATTTCCCAGCACAGATGGCGGGGATGGTTTCTTCTACGCTAAGTTGATGAAAAAATAA
- the trkA gene encoding Trk system potassium transporter TrkA yields the protein MKIIILGAGQVGGTLAENLVGENNDITVVDSDPTRLRQLQDKFDLRVVHGHGSHPRILREAGAEDADMLVAVTSSDETNMIACQIAYSLFNTPNRIARIRAADYLRDAEKLFVPEAVPIDHLISPEQLVIDNIYRLIQYPGALQVVNFAEGKVSLAVVKAYYGGPLVGNPLSILREHMPHIDTRVAAIFRQDRPIRPQGSTIVEAGDEVFFIAASQHIRAVMSEMQRLEKPYKRIMLVGGGNIGFGLAQRLEKQYSVKLIERNPQRAAELAEQLQDTIVFYGDASDQELLAEEHVDQIDLFIAVTNDDEANIMSAMLAKKMGAKKVMVLIQRRAYVDLVQGSVIDIAISPQQATISALLGHVRKADIVGVSSLRRGIAEAIEAIAHGEETTSRVVGRLIEDIKLPPGTIIGAVVRGDEVIIANDNVRVEQGDHVIMFLTDKKFVPDVERLFQPSPFFL from the coding sequence ATGAAAATTATTATCCTCGGTGCCGGACAGGTCGGCGGAACCCTCGCAGAAAACCTGGTAGGTGAAAACAACGACATTACCGTGGTGGATAGCGATCCCACCCGTTTGCGTCAGTTGCAGGACAAATTTGATCTGCGCGTGGTGCATGGTCATGGATCTCATCCACGCATTCTGCGCGAAGCAGGGGCCGAGGATGCCGATATGTTGGTTGCGGTGACCAGCTCGGACGAAACCAATATGATCGCTTGTCAGATCGCTTATTCACTTTTCAATACGCCAAACCGTATTGCCCGCATTCGTGCAGCCGATTATTTGCGCGATGCCGAAAAGCTATTTGTACCCGAAGCGGTGCCAATCGATCATTTGATCTCGCCAGAGCAGTTGGTAATCGACAATATTTATCGTTTGATCCAGTATCCTGGTGCACTGCAGGTGGTGAATTTTGCCGAAGGGAAAGTCAGTCTGGCAGTGGTGAAAGCCTATTATGGTGGGCCACTGGTAGGAAATCCGCTCTCCATTCTGCGCGAACATATGCCGCATATTGATACTCGTGTTGCCGCCATCTTCCGCCAGGATCGCCCGATTCGTCCGCAGGGTTCAACCATCGTTGAAGCAGGTGATGAAGTCTTCTTTATCGCAGCAAGCCAGCATATTCGTGCGGTGATGAGCGAGATGCAGCGTCTGGAAAAACCCTACAAACGCATCATGCTGGTTGGCGGCGGGAATATTGGCTTTGGTCTGGCACAGCGTCTGGAAAAACAATACAGCGTGAAGTTGATCGAGCGGAATCCGCAGCGTGCTGCAGAACTGGCCGAGCAATTGCAAGATACCATTGTCTTCTACGGTGATGCCTCCGATCAGGAGTTGCTGGCTGAAGAACATGTCGATCAAATCGATCTGTTTATTGCTGTTACCAATGACGATGAAGCCAACATCATGTCCGCCATGCTGGCGAAGAAGATGGGGGCGAAAAAGGTCATGGTGCTGATCCAGCGCCGGGCCTATGTTGATCTGGTTCAGGGCAGCGTGATCGATATTGCTATTTCGCCGCAGCAGGCCACCATTTCGGCGCTCCTGGGGCACGTTCGTAAAGCTGACATTGTCGGTGTTTCATCATTGCGTCGCGGTATCGCTGAGGCGATCGAGGCGATCGCCCACGGTGAAGAGACAACTTCACGCGTGGTGGGACGCCTGATTGAAGATATTAAATTGCCGCCTGGTACCATCATCGGTGCCGTAGTGCGTGGTGATGAAGTTATCATCGCCAATGACAACGTTCGCGTCGAACAGGGTGACCATGTGATTATGTTCCTGACCGACAAGAAGTTTGTGCCAGATGTCGAACGTCTATTCCAACCCAGTCCCTTCTTCCTGTAA
- the mscL gene encoding large-conductance mechanosensitive channel protein MscL → MSFFKEFRDFAMRGNVVDLAVGVIIGAAFGKIVSSLVANIIMPPLGLLIGGVDFKQFKWVLKPAEGTVAPVVMEYGVFIQSIFDFVIVALAIFIAIKLMNKLYKKKEVEKPDPKPTNEELLLTEIRDLLKQQNNKI, encoded by the coding sequence ATGAGTTTTTTCAAAGAGTTTCGTGATTTTGCGATGCGTGGCAACGTGGTTGACCTCGCAGTTGGTGTGATTATCGGTGCCGCTTTCGGTAAAATTGTTTCATCGCTGGTAGCTAATATCATCATGCCACCATTAGGCTTGCTGATCGGCGGGGTCGATTTTAAGCAATTCAAATGGGTACTCAAACCCGCGGAAGGCACAGTAGCACCCGTGGTGATGGAATACGGTGTCTTTATTCAGAGTATTTTTGATTTCGTTATCGTGGCCCTTGCCATTTTTATCGCCATCAAACTCATGAATAAATTGTATAAAAAGAAAGAAGTGGAAAAACCGGATCCAAAACCAACCAACGAAGAGTTGTTACTGACGGAAATTCGTGACCTGCTCAAGCAACAAAATAACAAAATCTGA
- a CDS encoding alternative ribosome-rescue factor A, whose protein sequence is MSRYQHQKGQIKDNAIEALLHDPLFRQRVEQNQKGKGSYRRKDKHAKRGGWEASGKQSCLPLAFWF, encoded by the coding sequence ATGAGCCGTTATCAGCACCAAAAAGGTCAGATCAAAGACAACGCTATCGAGGCATTATTACACGATCCGCTCTTTCGCCAGCGTGTAGAGCAGAATCAGAAAGGGAAAGGCAGCTATCGTCGCAAAGACAAACATGCGAAACGAGGTGGCTGGGAGGCCAGTGGTAAGCAAAGCTGTTTACCACTGGCCTTCTGGTTTTAA
- the zntR gene encoding Zn(2+)-responsive transcriptional regulator, with amino-acid sequence MYRIGQLAKMADVTPDTIRFYEKQNMMDHEVRTEGGFRLYSDDDLQRLRFIRYGRQLGFSLDSIRGLLSIRIDPEHHTCQESKAIVAKRLDEVSSMIAELQTIQRSLQRLAETCCGDLHSSACCSILEALEKGEEPHPENCCSKD; translated from the coding sequence ATGTACCGTATCGGCCAACTCGCCAAAATGGCAGATGTTACACCTGACACCATCCGTTTTTATGAAAAGCAAAACATGATGGATCATGAAGTCAGGACCGAAGGGGGTTTTCGCTTATATAGTGATGACGACCTGCAACGTCTGCGTTTCATCCGTTATGGACGTCAGCTCGGGTTTAGCCTCGATTCTATTCGTGGATTATTATCGATCCGCATCGATCCGGAACATCATACCTGTCAGGAATCTAAAGCTATTGTGGCGAAGCGTCTTGATGAGGTCAGCTCAATGATCGCTGAGTTGCAAACTATCCAGCGTTCGTTGCAACGACTGGCAGAAACCTGTTGTGGCGATTTACATAGCAGCGCTTGTTGCTCCATCCTGGAAGCCCTGGAGAAGGGGGAAGAACCCCATCCGGAAAATTGCTGTAGTAAAGATTGA